The Musa acuminata AAA Group cultivar baxijiao chromosome BXJ2-2, Cavendish_Baxijiao_AAA, whole genome shotgun sequence genome has a segment encoding these proteins:
- the LOC135605190 gene encoding conserved oligomeric Golgi complex subunit 2-like — MTDLVTPRSPATDLFGDPIDAKPPWFKSSSFLRPDFVPESYVADLRSFVPLESLAAELRSHLADLKAELVDLINRDYADFVGLSTRLVDVDAAAGRMRAPLVEFRDKVASFRAVVDAALVAIRSGLRQRSEASAAREILQLLLDTFHVVSKVEKLIKELPTTHSNQSSPDTVSSEKGSLTNANSIQNVEIGSNLREDQSILLERIASEMNRLKFYTSHAKNLPFIENMEKRIQNATLMLDGSLGNCFVDGLENRDAKAIYNCLRAFAAIDNTSAAEELFRKTIVSPLIQQIIPHDHLQTVGGASSDELEHDYQQIMQCIEKDCKFLLEISSSANSGFHVFDFLANSVLKEVLIAIQKGKPGAFSPGRPAEFLKNYKSSLGFLAILEGYCPSRSAVVKFRSEVVYMDFIRQWNVGVYFSLRFQEIAGALDSALMASSINPVDIQGKPHKLTMKQSITLMESLKSCWSDDVLILSHSDKFLRLTLQLVSRYSSWLSHGLSARKARSASSRPVQNSEWSISAQVEDFIYVMHDVTFLGSELSGVFLGQVIQVLGSCSDEVVDLVRQSILQAGKNLEDLLPAIMDTMVEAIVEKSVEDLRQLKGVTATYRLTNKLPVIPSQYVSLILRPLKAFLDGEHIKLLMKDARNELLHGVTEKITTRYYELAADTVNVARKTESSLLRLRQGAQRRVGATSDSMDNNISDTEKICMQLFLDVQEYGRNLSAMGIEASEISAYRSLWQCVAPEDRQSQITL, encoded by the exons ATGACGGACCTTGTGACGCCACGATCCCCGGCGACGGACCTCTTCGGCGACCCCATCGACGCGAAACCCCCCTGGTTCaagtcctcctccttcctccgccCCGACTTCGTACCCGAGTCCTACGTCGCCGACCTCCGCTCCTTCGTCCCCCTCGAGAGCCTTGCCGCGGAGCTCCGATCCCACCTCGCCGACCTCAAGGCCGAGCTCGTCGACCTCATTAACCGCGACTACGCCGACTTCGTCGGCCTCAGCACCCGCCTCGTCGACGTCGACGCGGCTGCCGGCCGCATGCGCGCCCCGCTCGTCGAATTCCGCGATAAGGTAGCTTCTTTCCGTGCCGTCGTGGACGCCGCCCTCGTCGCCATCCGTAGCGGCCTTCGCCAGCGGTCTGAGGCGTCGGCTGCAAGGGAGATCCTCCAGCTGCTTCTTGACACCTTCCACGTGGTCTCCAAG GTTGAGAAACTTATCAAGGAATTACCAACTACTCACTCTAATCAGTCAAGTCCAGACACAGTGTCTAGTGAGAAAGGTTCCTTAACCAATGCTAATTCCATACAGAATGTCGAAATTGGGTCAAATCTTAGAGAGGATCAAAGCATTCTCTTGGAAAGAATTGCCAGTGAGATGAATCGGCTTAAATTTTACACTAGTCATGCAAAG AATCTCCCCTTCATTGAGAACATGGAGAAGAGGATCCAAAATGCTACACTGATGTTGGATGGTAGTTTAGGCAATTGTTTTGTGGATGGCCTGGAAAATCGAGATGCAAAGGCAATCTACAATTGCTTGCGTGCGTTTGCTGCTATTGATAACACCTCAGCTGCCGAAGAGCTTTTCCGAAAAACCATTGTGTCTCCCCTGATTCAGCAAATTATTCCTCATGACCACTTGCAAACAGTTGGTGGTGCTTCCTCAGATGAACTTGAGCATGATTATCAGCAGATTATGCAATGCATTGAGAAGGATTGCAAATTTTTGCTGGAGATATCTTC TTCAGCAAATTCAGGTTTCCATGTTTTTGATTTCCTGGCCAATTCAGTGCTTAAAGAGGTCCTTATTGCTATTCAAAAGGGGAAACCAGGGGCATTCTCTCCTGGAAGGCCAGCAGAATTTTTGAAGAACTACAAGTCAAGCCTTGGTTTTCTTGCCATTCTTGAGG GTTACTGCCCATCTAGATCTGCTGTAGTTAAATTTCGTTCAGAAGTTGTGTATATGGACTTCATACGACAGTGGAATGTTGGTGTCTATTTCTCCTTGAG ATTTCAGGAAATTGCTGGTGCACTGGATTCTGCCCTTATGGCCTCTTCAATTAACCCTGTTGATATTCAAGGGAAACCCCATAAGTTGACAATGAAGCAGAGTATTACATTGATGGAAAGCTTGAAATCTTGCTGGAGTGATGATGTTCTTATTCTTTCTCACTCGGACAAGTTTCTACGCTTAACATTGCAACTTGTTTCAAG GTACTCGTCTTGGCTATCTCATGGTTTGTCTGCTCGCAAAGCACGTAGTGCTAGCTCAAGGCCTGTGCAGAATTCTGAATGGTCTATTTCTGCACAAGTAGAAGATTTTATTTAT GTAATGCATGATGTGACTTTTCTGGGAAGCGAGCTTTCTGGTGTCTTTCTTGGACAAGTGATTCAAGTTCTTGGGTCATGCTCGGATGAAGTAGTTGATCTTGTAAGACAAAGCATATTGCAAGCTGGAAAAAATTTGGAGGATCTATTACCTGCCATAATGGATACAATGGTTGAGGCTATAGTTGAGAAATCTGTGGAG GACTTAAGGCAGCTGAAAGGAGTCACTGCAACATATAGGCTGACTAATAAACTTCCTGTGATACCTTCACAATATGTATCACTGATCTTGAGGCCACTAAAG GCATTCCTTGATGGGGAGCATATTAAACTTTTAATGAAAGATGCTCGGAATGAACTTCTGCATGGCGTGACTGAAAAAATCACTACTCGTTACTATGAACTAGCAGCTGATACTGTTAACGTG GCAAGGAAAACAGAGTCTTCTTTATTGAGGTTACGCCAAGGTGCACAACGACGAGTTGGAGCAACTTCTGATTCCATGGATAATAATATTTCTGACACAGAGAAGATCTGCATGCAGTTATTTCTTGATGTTCAG GAGTACGGGCGCAATCTTTCTGCTATGGGGATCGAAGCATCCGAGATATCGGCATATCGTTCTTTGTGGCAGTGTGTTGCGCCAGAAGACAGACAATCACAAATAACTTTATGA